One window of Ignavibacteriales bacterium genomic DNA carries:
- the crtI gene encoding phytoene desaturase, translated as MKKLIIIGSGLGGLSTALRLSKKDYDITVLEKHSTPGGRLNIIEQDGFRFDMGPSFMSMTYEFDEMFKSAGVDNPLIMKELDPIYQVFFEGREKPFGIFKDLQKLEKEFAGIENNLAQKLEKYLNKGGEFFHDTEDMVVKSNYKNKLDYFLKLTKVPKKHLPYLYRTMWKELENTFDSEEVRVIFSLVAFFLGSTPFQTPSIYSLLSYTELKHNGYWSVNNGMYSIVEEMVKILKARNVKFVFDTEIIGVGNNNGKVSQMIDQNGKTWEADIFISNSDAASFRGKVLKREKFSSEKLDEMHWTLAPLTIYLGVKGKINNLLHHNYFLGSNFRNYADSIFTSSISPQKPYYYVNASTKSDVSCAPENHENLFILCPVPDLRYKKSWEDKDELVDNIVDDLSKRIGYDIQKNIVTKKVLAPDDWEKMLNLYRGSGLGLAHDLNQVGGFRPKNKDEEFSNLFYVGASTTPGTGLPMVVISSKLVTERIENEFSTI; from the coding sequence ATGAAAAAACTAATTATCATAGGTTCAGGTTTGGGTGGTTTATCCACAGCATTAAGGCTTTCTAAAAAAGACTATGATATAACAGTTCTTGAAAAGCACTCAACTCCCGGTGGAAGACTTAATATAATTGAGCAAGATGGTTTTAGATTTGATATGGGACCATCTTTTATGAGCATGACTTATGAATTTGATGAAATGTTTAAAAGTGCTGGTGTTGATAATCCATTGATTATGAAAGAGCTTGATCCTATTTACCAGGTATTTTTTGAAGGCAGAGAAAAACCTTTTGGAATATTTAAGGATCTGCAAAAATTAGAAAAAGAGTTTGCCGGGATTGAAAATAATTTAGCCCAAAAACTCGAAAAGTATTTGAATAAGGGCGGTGAGTTTTTCCACGATACAGAAGATATGGTTGTGAAATCTAATTATAAAAATAAATTAGATTATTTTCTTAAACTGACTAAGGTTCCTAAAAAGCATCTTCCATATTTATACAGAACAATGTGGAAGGAACTTGAAAATACTTTTGATTCTGAAGAAGTAAGGGTGATCTTTTCTTTGGTTGCATTCTTTCTTGGTTCAACACCATTTCAAACACCTTCAATATATTCATTATTAAGCTATACTGAATTAAAACACAACGGCTATTGGAGTGTAAATAACGGTATGTATAGCATCGTTGAAGAAATGGTAAAAATTCTAAAAGCCAGAAATGTAAAATTTGTGTTTGACACAGAAATTATTGGTGTTGGAAACAACAATGGTAAAGTTTCACAAATGATTGATCAGAATGGAAAAACCTGGGAAGCTGATATTTTCATTTCGAACTCCGATGCTGCTTCTTTTAGAGGAAAAGTTCTTAAACGAGAAAAATTTAGTTCTGAAAAACTTGATGAAATGCACTGGACATTGGCTCCGCTTACAATATATCTTGGCGTAAAAGGAAAGATTAATAATCTTCTACACCATAATTATTTTCTTGGAAGCAACTTTAGAAATTATGCAGATAGTATTTTCACATCTTCTATTAGTCCGCAAAAGCCATACTATTATGTAAATGCTTCCACAAAATCAGATGTAAGTTGTGCTCCTGAAAATCATGAAAATTTATTTATTCTCTGCCCTGTCCCTGATTTAAGATATAAAAAATCCTGGGAAGACAAAGATGAATTGGTAGATAATATTGTCGACGATTTATCCAAACGTATTGGATATGATATTCAAAAAAATATTGTAACTAAAAAAGTATTAGCACCTGATGATTGGGAAAAAATGCTAAATCTGTACAGAGGTTCGGGATTAGGGCTTGCACACGATCTTAATCAGGTTGGCGGGTTCAGACCAAAAAATAAAGACGAGGAATTTTCTAACCTATTTTATGTTGGGGCTTCTACTACGCCCGGAACAGGATTACCGATGGTTGTTATAAGTTCGAAATTAGTAACTGAAAGGATTGAAAATGAGTTTTCAACTATATAA
- a CDS encoding phytoene/squalene synthase family protein, giving the protein MSFQLYKDTSYKISKRITLSYSTSFSWGIKAFAPEYRDPIFAIYSYVRIADEIVDTFHDYDKIELLRKFEEDTWDAIEKGISTNPVLQAFQETVNKYKIYPELIKSFLKSMEMDLYSSSYNSNKYDNYIYGSAEVVGLMCLKVFVDGNDEKYKELEHSARMLGAAFQKVNFLRDIKEDINERGRIYLPGVHERELINNKNKKKLEDGIDLEFSDALKGIKKLPIKVKLGVYSAYLYYYMLFRKIKRLDVEELLTARVRISNFYKLYLLFKSYFEVKLLKTT; this is encoded by the coding sequence ATGAGTTTTCAACTATATAAAGATACAAGCTATAAAATAAGCAAGAGGATTACTCTTTCTTATAGCACTTCATTTAGCTGGGGCATAAAAGCATTTGCACCGGAATACAGAGATCCTATTTTTGCAATTTACAGTTATGTTAGAATTGCAGATGAAATTGTTGATACTTTTCACGATTATGATAAAATAGAATTACTGAGAAAATTTGAAGAGGATACTTGGGATGCAATTGAAAAAGGAATTTCTACAAACCCGGTTTTGCAGGCATTCCAGGAAACAGTGAACAAATACAAAATCTATCCTGAATTGATAAAATCTTTTTTAAAAAGTATGGAGATGGACTTGTATAGTTCTTCTTACAATAGCAATAAATATGATAATTATATTTATGGTTCGGCTGAAGTAGTGGGTTTAATGTGTCTTAAGGTTTTTGTAGACGGAAATGATGAAAAGTACAAAGAACTTGAACACTCAGCCAGAATGCTTGGTGCAGCTTTTCAAAAGGTAAATTTCTTGAGAGATATTAAGGAAGATATTAATGAAAGAGGTAGGATTTATCTACCCGGAGTACACGAGCGTGAATTAATTAATAATAAAAACAAAAAGAAACTTGAGGATGGTATCGATTTGGAATTCAGTGATGCACTTAAAGGAATAAAAAAACTTCCTATCAAAGTGAAGCTTGGCGTTTATTCTGCTTACCTTTATTATTATATGTTGTTCAGAAAAATAAAAAGACTTGATGTTGAAGAATTATTAACTGCCAGAGTAAGGATATCAAACTTTTATAAGCTTTATCTATTATTTAAATCTTATTTTGAAGTTAAACTTTTAAAAACAACTTAA
- a CDS encoding lycopene cyclase domain-containing protein codes for MKTEYLIFNIIVFAGPLLFGAMRPFYFINKWKYTIVPILIPAIFFLIWDSIVADSHWHFNDKYVLGITFFNLPIEEILFFISVPFACLFTWEMIIRRSEGKELLWINKIRLYLYLLIPIGIWFFISGKHYTGLAISFLGLAVLLDQLLNTNIIFQKRFYLYLLLVIFFTLIFNGYLTWRPVVTYSVQYQLDFRIFTIPIEDFVYGTALIFMNTSIYQKIINKKERLSNK; via the coding sequence TTGAAAACTGAATATTTAATTTTTAACATAATTGTTTTTGCAGGTCCATTGCTCTTTGGAGCAATGAGACCTTTTTATTTTATAAATAAGTGGAAATACACAATAGTGCCGATATTAATTCCGGCGATATTTTTTCTTATTTGGGATTCGATTGTAGCTGACTCACATTGGCATTTTAATGATAAGTATGTCTTGGGGATAACATTTTTTAATCTCCCAATCGAAGAAATTTTATTTTTTATTTCAGTTCCCTTTGCCTGTCTTTTTACCTGGGAAATGATTATTAGACGATCTGAAGGGAAAGAATTATTGTGGATCAATAAAATTCGCCTTTATCTATATTTATTAATCCCTATTGGTATTTGGTTTTTTATTTCAGGAAAACATTATACAGGTCTGGCAATATCTTTTTTAGGATTAGCCGTTTTGTTGGATCAACTATTGAACACAAATATTATTTTCCAAAAAAGATTTTACCTTTACCTTCTTCTGGTAATTTTCTTTACTTTAATTTTTAATGGATACTTAACCTGGAGGCCTGTTGTAACTTATAGTGTTCAATATCAATTAGATTTCAGAATATTTACAATTCCAATTGAAGATTTTGTTTACGGTACAGCTTTGATTTTTATGAACACATCTATTTACCAAAAAATCATTAATAAAAAAGAAAGATTATCTAATAAATAA
- a CDS encoding aromatic ring-hydroxylating dioxygenase subunit alpha, protein MLKNKWYLICPSDELKNTILKKRIFGEDIILFRNQDGSITALEDRCCHRNVNLSLGYLNSNTIVCGYHGWEYDKNGSCVNIPSQLPGDKIPPTAKIKSYPVKDFNKWVWVFLGDEENSGQINPTDIPEMNEWPFTYKAYTFKADLESTAESLIDPYHIAYVHRNSIRSFMGQIKESPADFNLKVLDDGIEGFYRRANVGTKAEKVYFGDNENIGTRIRFYYPNISRLEIRFKERILLILEHIMQVDDEHVEMKQITLWKNIFPKFPMFAKYFMAKKSAKIVAEDIDFLSSNLEILKKTKDKYHEVSVKGDEVSLAFRKFWRKKLQEAD, encoded by the coding sequence ATGTTAAAAAACAAATGGTACTTAATTTGTCCTTCGGATGAATTAAAAAATACAATATTAAAGAAAAGAATTTTTGGCGAAGATATTATTCTTTTTCGCAATCAAGATGGTAGTATAACCGCACTTGAAGATAGATGCTGTCACAGGAATGTAAATTTATCTTTAGGTTATTTAAATAGTAATACAATTGTTTGCGGTTACCACGGCTGGGAATATGATAAAAATGGAAGTTGTGTCAACATTCCTTCACAGCTACCCGGTGATAAAATTCCACCAACAGCTAAAATAAAAAGTTATCCTGTTAAAGATTTTAATAAATGGGTTTGGGTTTTTCTCGGCGATGAAGAAAATTCCGGACAAATAAATCCAACCGATATTCCTGAAATGAACGAATGGCCTTTTACATATAAAGCATATACGTTCAAAGCTGATTTAGAATCCACTGCTGAAAGTTTAATCGATCCCTACCATATTGCCTATGTTCATAGAAATTCCATCAGATCATTTATGGGTCAGATAAAGGAATCCCCTGCAGATTTTAATTTAAAAGTTTTGGATGATGGTATCGAAGGGTTTTATAGAAGAGCAAATGTTGGAACAAAGGCAGAAAAAGTTTATTTCGGTGATAATGAAAACATTGGTACTCGTATTCGGTTTTACTATCCGAATATCTCGCGTTTGGAAATTCGATTTAAAGAAAGAATTCTGCTAATCCTTGAGCATATAATGCAAGTTGATGATGAGCATGTTGAAATGAAGCAAATTACTTTGTGGAAAAATATCTTCCCAAAATTTCCGATGTTTGCAAAATATTTTATGGCTAAAAAGTCAGCAAAGATTGTTGCCGAAGATATTGATTTTCTTTCTTCCAATCTTGAAATACTAAAAAAGACAAAAGACAAATATCATGAAGTAAGTGTAAAAGGAGATGAAGTTTCTCTTGCTTTTAGAAAATTCTGGAGAAAGAAATTGCAGGAGGCAGATTAA
- a CDS encoding class I SAM-dependent methyltransferase, producing the protein MESIKETEQSLLKNKSNVPFEFNRVAKKYNLATFLSQGYQSDLQRSSDHLNLKGNELVLDLCCGTGKSTISCLKHITSGKVVGIDNSEEMLRVAKENYYKKYDRNKLEFVQKDVMDLDFEDNSVDAIFMAYGIRNMPDYKKALLNLFRILKPNGKIVFHEYSLSGSVFSHLYWKILGYGLIIPLSTLISGSSTIFKYLVRSVDKFLSPEEFFNLLKESGFDNAETYNMPSWRKPILRTFTANKPN; encoded by the coding sequence TTGGAAAGCATAAAAGAAACTGAACAAAGCTTATTAAAAAATAAATCTAATGTCCCATTTGAATTTAACCGCGTAGCAAAAAAATATAATCTTGCAACATTTCTAAGCCAGGGCTATCAAAGTGATTTGCAACGAAGTTCTGATCATCTAAACCTTAAGGGGAATGAGTTAGTTCTCGACCTATGCTGCGGAACTGGAAAATCAACTATAAGCTGCTTAAAACATATTACATCAGGAAAAGTTGTAGGTATTGATAATTCAGAAGAAATGCTTAGAGTTGCAAAGGAAAATTATTATAAAAAGTATGATAGAAATAAGTTAGAGTTTGTTCAGAAAGATGTTATGGATTTGGATTTTGAAGATAATAGTGTTGATGCAATATTTATGGCGTACGGCATCCGAAATATGCCCGATTACAAAAAAGCACTGTTAAATCTGTTTCGTATTCTTAAACCAAATGGTAAAATTGTTTTTCACGAATACTCGTTAAGCGGAAGCGTTTTTTCTCATTTATATTGGAAGATTTTGGGATACGGTCTAATTATACCACTTTCAACTTTGATCTCGGGTTCATCAACGATCTTTAAATATCTTGTTAGAAGTGTAGATAAATTCCTCTCCCCTGAGGAATTTTTTAATTTACTTAAGGAATCAGGTTTTGATAATGCAGAAACATACAATATGCCCAGCTGGAGAAAACCAATTTTGCGCACATTTACCGCAAACAAACCAAATTAA
- a CDS encoding oleate hydratase, which produces MSSSFISKIVNKRLGDFKQQINTLDSTQSFALTYPKKVAVVGGGLAGVSAAIYLAERNFDVTIFERDSFLGGKVGSWPVNFQEGYKTNVEHGFHAFFRQYYNLRNLLKKIDAHKYLIPIDDYLIMTKDLGNYSFKEIKTTPVENILSMRKAGIYSFGDIIKNPKFSRLISLLNYNKETTYKKFDHVSFKEFADDVNLPQQMKLMFTTFSRAFFAEPQYISMAELIKSFHFYFLSNNHGLIYDVLNDDFEKTLWNPAEKYLNDHNAKIKLNTPVDSIEKNANKFLVNNVEFDYLILASDIKGTKKIVSNSKFIKSNHPEFYSQISKQKQSQRYAVLRIWIDKDVRKDVPFFIFTDALKILDSVTVYHRMEKTSEEWVKKNGGGIFELHSYAVPDDFPESEVRDQFLKEFEEYFPEIKDYQISHEYLQVKDDFTAFHTNLSESRPEFKTKIENLYLAGDWVKLDCPAMLMEAATTSALYCVNDILSAEGLKQEPIFSVPLKGIFA; this is translated from the coding sequence ATGAGTTCATCTTTTATTTCAAAAATAGTTAATAAACGTTTAGGTGATTTTAAACAACAGATAAATACTTTAGATTCAACACAGTCATTTGCACTTACTTATCCAAAAAAAGTTGCTGTTGTTGGTGGTGGATTAGCAGGAGTTTCTGCTGCAATATATTTAGCTGAAAGAAATTTTGATGTAACAATATTTGAGAGAGATTCATTTCTTGGGGGCAAAGTTGGTTCGTGGCCTGTTAATTTTCAGGAAGGTTATAAAACAAATGTTGAACATGGTTTTCATGCCTTCTTCAGGCAATATTATAACCTTCGCAACCTTTTGAAAAAAATTGATGCACACAAATATCTTATTCCTATTGATGACTATTTAATAATGACAAAGGATTTGGGTAATTATAGTTTTAAAGAAATTAAAACAACACCAGTCGAAAATATTCTTTCGATGAGAAAAGCTGGCATTTATTCATTTGGGGATATTATTAAGAATCCAAAGTTTAGCCGACTTATATCCCTGCTTAATTACAATAAAGAAACGACATATAAAAAGTTTGATCATGTCTCATTTAAAGAATTTGCAGATGATGTTAATCTGCCTCAACAAATGAAATTAATGTTTACAACATTTTCCCGGGCATTTTTTGCTGAGCCGCAGTACATCTCAATGGCAGAGCTTATTAAAAGTTTTCACTTTTACTTTTTAAGTAATAATCATGGATTAATTTATGATGTGCTAAATGATGATTTTGAAAAAACTTTATGGAATCCTGCTGAGAAATATCTAAACGACCACAATGCAAAAATAAAACTCAATACACCAGTGGATTCAATTGAAAAAAATGCAAATAAATTTCTTGTTAACAACGTAGAGTTTGATTATCTAATTCTTGCTTCTGATATAAAAGGAACAAAAAAAATTGTTAGTAATTCTAAATTTATAAAATCAAACCACCCTGAGTTTTATTCACAAATAAGTAAGCAAAAGCAGTCACAACGCTACGCGGTATTGCGTATCTGGATTGACAAGGATGTCAGGAAAGATGTGCCTTTTTTTATATTTACCGATGCTTTAAAGATACTGGATTCAGTAACGGTTTATCATCGAATGGAAAAAACCAGTGAGGAGTGGGTAAAGAAAAACGGTGGTGGAATTTTTGAACTTCATTCCTATGCAGTGCCGGATGATTTTCCAGAAAGCGAAGTTCGCGATCAATTCTTAAAAGAATTTGAAGAATATTTTCCGGAAATAAAAGACTATCAAATATCGCATGAGTATTTACAAGTAAAAGATGATTTCACTGCTTTTCATACTAACCTATCTGAATCTCGTCCCGAGTTTAAAACAAAAATAGAAAACTTATATCTTGCCGGTGATTGGGTAAAACTTGATTGCCCTGCAATGTTGATGGAAGCTGCAACAACTTCCGCTCTGTATTGTGTAAATGATATCCTCTCTGCAGAAGGTTTAAAACAGGAACCAATTTTTTCTGTCCCTTTAAAAGGAATATTTGCTTGA
- a CDS encoding DUF2141 domain-containing protein, with translation MKKYFSTFQILIVANIFFLQVPTTFSQANKLNNIERGTLSIKISGFENDKGDCWFALDNSKDVYESKDSVFIGKILTIINRGVQLRIDSLEYGYYAIKVFHDENCNGILDLNFLGIPTEDYGYSNNVSGWFGPPKWEKTRFLFNKSEMTIEISVD, from the coding sequence TTGAAAAAATATTTCTCAACATTTCAAATATTAATTGTTGCCAATATATTTTTTCTTCAAGTTCCCACAACTTTTTCACAGGCTAATAAATTAAATAATATTGAACGAGGAACACTTAGTATAAAAATTTCCGGATTTGAGAATGACAAAGGCGACTGTTGGTTCGCCTTAGATAATTCTAAAGATGTCTATGAAAGTAAGGATTCAGTTTTTATTGGGAAAATTCTGACAATAATTAATCGTGGTGTTCAGTTAAGAATTGATTCACTCGAGTATGGATATTATGCGATAAAAGTTTTTCACGATGAGAATTGTAATGGAATACTTGATTTAAATTTTTTGGGTATTCCTACAGAAGATTATGGTTATTCTAATAATGTCAGTGGATGGTTCGGTCCACCTAAATGGGAAAAAACCAGGTTCCTGTTTAATAAAAGTGAAATGACCATCGAAATATCAGTTGATTAA
- the mtgA gene encoding monofunctional biosynthetic peptidoglycan transglycosylase, with the protein MTKKSSSKKISFKQKLFRIFKWIMKFAIIFFVLTILIVFAMRWINPVTSSIMVQRQIAAFFHGEFELINYHWVDYDDVSKFMPIAIVAAEDQNFPNHFGFDIKQIKKALKENKRGRRVRGASTITQQVAKNLFLWEGKSFIRKGIEAYFALLIELLWDKQRILEVHMNIAEMGDKIFGVGTASVAYFKKPASKLTIAQAALLAAMLPNPKKYSAVKPSGYLRGRQNWIIRQINSLGGADYLKDL; encoded by the coding sequence ATGACAAAAAAATCATCATCAAAAAAAATATCATTTAAACAAAAATTATTTCGCATCTTTAAATGGATAATGAAGTTTGCGATTATTTTCTTTGTATTAACTATACTGATTGTTTTTGCAATGCGATGGATAAATCCTGTTACAAGTTCAATTATGGTTCAAAGACAAATTGCCGCGTTCTTTCATGGAGAATTTGAATTAATAAATTATCATTGGGTGGATTATGATGATGTTTCTAAGTTTATGCCGATTGCAATTGTAGCTGCTGAAGACCAGAATTTCCCAAATCATTTTGGATTTGATATTAAGCAGATTAAAAAAGCATTAAAAGAAAACAAACGGGGCAGAAGAGTTCGAGGCGCAAGTACAATCACACAACAAGTAGCAAAAAATTTATTTCTGTGGGAAGGAAAAAGTTTTATACGAAAAGGAATTGAAGCGTACTTCGCATTATTAATTGAGTTGTTGTGGGATAAGCAAAGAATTCTTGAAGTACACATGAACATTGCAGAAATGGGTGATAAAATTTTTGGTGTTGGAACCGCAAGTGTTGCATATTTTAAAAAACCTGCCTCAAAACTTACAATTGCTCAAGCTGCACTTTTAGCAGCCATGTTACCAAATCCCAAAAAATATTCTGCGGTTAAACCAAGCGGTTATCTTCGTGGGAGACAAAATTGGATAATAAGACAAATAAATTCTTTAGGTGGTGCAGATTATTTGAAGGATTTATAA
- the yidD gene encoding membrane protein insertion efficiency factor YidD: MILKLLAVPFILLIKIYQLLISPLFPSSCRYSPTCSHYTLEALKKYGLLKGGWLGIKRISRCHPWGGSGYDPVP, encoded by the coding sequence ATCATCTTAAAACTATTAGCAGTTCCATTTATTCTGCTTATCAAGATTTATCAACTACTAATATCTCCGTTATTTCCATCATCATGCAGATATTCTCCAACTTGTTCACACTACACTTTAGAGGCTTTAAAAAAGTACGGTTTGTTAAAAGGCGGATGGTTGGGAATTAAAAGAATTTCAAGATGTCATCCATGGGGCGGAAGTGGTTATGATCCGGTTCCATAA
- the topA gene encoding type I DNA topoisomerase — MPKNLVIVESPAKAKTIEGYLGKDFLVTSSYGHIRDLEKKNKGVDIENGFKPIYKISEEKKKVVTELKKLSKKAEMIWLATDEDREGEAISWHLKEALELDDDKIQRIVFDEITKTAILNAIKNPRKIDYHLVDAQQARRILDRLVGFEISGVLWRKIQSKLSAGRVQSVAVRLIVEREREIDAFVPEPRFKVVANFIAEDDKGNKSNLKAELARYLKDEKEAEAFLKECSKSEFTIADVDKKPVKKSPAAPFTTSTLQQEAARKLRYSVSRTMLLAQRLYEAGKITYMRTDSVNLSDFAIDAAEQAIKNDFGKEYLHRRQFKTKSKSAQEAHEAIRPTDFNKESVDGPKDEQALYELIWKRAIASQMSDAEIERTTAKIKISGNKDVLTAKGEVIKFDGFLKVYLEDTDDENAENGDDSILPPLKVGQILEMKEIVATERYTRPSARFTEASLVKKLEELGIGRPSTYAPTISTIQKRGYVHKEERMGIERAFKVLTLNKKKEIKHEQKTEITGADKGKLFPADIAMIVTDFLNQHFPQIMDYQFTAHVEDELDEIALGKMSYSKMLEEFYHPFHEKVEHTTETSERASGERILGVDPKTKKTVSVRMARFGPVAQLTDPNDPEAKPEYAGIRRDQKLELITLEEALVLFKLPRVVGNFEEKEVVAAIGRFGPYLRHDGKFYSLKKEYDPHTVSEQDAIIVIEAKRVADAEKFIKVFDEDPTFQILNGRWGPYLKAGKKNVKLPKDRDPASFTYEECVELDKNAVETKGKKRVFRKKKEE, encoded by the coding sequence ATGCCAAAAAATTTAGTTATAGTAGAATCACCTGCAAAAGCAAAGACAATTGAAGGCTATCTCGGTAAAGATTTTCTTGTCACATCAAGTTACGGGCACATCCGCGATCTGGAAAAGAAAAACAAAGGTGTTGATATTGAGAACGGATTTAAACCTATCTATAAAATATCAGAAGAGAAAAAGAAAGTTGTTACAGAATTAAAAAAACTTTCTAAAAAAGCTGAAATGATTTGGCTCGCAACTGACGAAGACCGTGAAGGTGAGGCAATTTCATGGCATCTTAAAGAGGCTTTGGAACTTGATGATGATAAAATTCAACGAATTGTTTTTGATGAAATTACTAAAACAGCAATTCTTAATGCGATTAAAAATCCACGAAAAATTGATTACCATCTTGTTGATGCACAGCAGGCAAGAAGAATCTTAGATCGTTTGGTTGGATTTGAAATTTCCGGAGTTTTATGGAGAAAAATACAATCAAAACTTTCTGCCGGCAGAGTTCAATCTGTAGCGGTAAGATTAATTGTTGAACGCGAACGCGAAATTGATGCTTTTGTACCAGAACCACGATTTAAAGTCGTTGCTAACTTTATCGCAGAAGATGACAAAGGAAACAAATCAAATCTTAAAGCTGAGCTTGCTAGATATCTTAAAGATGAAAAAGAAGCTGAAGCATTTTTAAAGGAGTGCTCAAAATCAGAATTTACTATTGCTGATGTTGATAAAAAGCCGGTAAAAAAATCTCCTGCTGCTCCATTTACTACCTCAACTTTACAACAAGAGGCAGCAAGAAAATTGCGTTACTCTGTATCTCGCACAATGTTGCTTGCTCAAAGATTATACGAAGCAGGTAAAATAACTTATATGCGAACTGATTCTGTTAACCTTTCAGATTTTGCTATAGATGCTGCAGAGCAAGCTATTAAAAATGATTTTGGGAAAGAGTATTTACACCGAAGACAGTTTAAAACTAAATCTAAATCTGCTCAAGAGGCACACGAAGCTATTCGTCCTACTGATTTTAATAAAGAATCCGTTGATGGTCCCAAAGATGAGCAGGCTTTATATGAATTGATTTGGAAACGAGCCATCGCATCTCAGATGAGTGACGCAGAAATTGAACGCACAACCGCTAAAATAAAAATATCAGGGAACAAAGATGTTCTGACAGCAAAGGGAGAAGTAATAAAGTTTGATGGTTTCTTAAAAGTTTATCTTGAAGATACAGATGATGAAAACGCAGAAAATGGTGATGATTCAATTTTGCCCCCGTTAAAAGTTGGACAAATACTTGAAATGAAAGAAATTGTTGCAACAGAAAGATATACTCGTCCTTCTGCACGATTTACTGAAGCAAGTCTTGTTAAAAAATTAGAAGAACTTGGAATCGGAAGACCATCTACCTATGCTCCAACTATAAGCACAATTCAAAAACGCGGATATGTTCACAAAGAAGAGCGAATGGGTATTGAGCGTGCTTTTAAAGTTTTAACATTGAACAAGAAAAAAGAAATTAAGCACGAGCAAAAAACAGAAATTACCGGTGCCGATAAGGGAAAACTTTTTCCTGCAGATATTGCGATGATTGTAACTGACTTTCTTAATCAACATTTTCCCCAAATAATGGATTATCAGTTTACAGCGCATGTAGAAGATGAGCTTGATGAAATTGCTCTTGGAAAAATGAGTTATTCAAAAATGCTTGAAGAATTTTATCATCCGTTTCATGAAAAAGTTGAGCACACAACGGAAACAAGCGAACGTGCTTCCGGTGAAAGAATTCTTGGCGTTGATCCAAAAACAAAAAAAACTGTTTCTGTTCGTATGGCGCGTTTTGGTCCAGTTGCTCAATTAACTGATCCAAATGATCCCGAAGCGAAACCAGAATATGCTGGAATAAGAAGAGACCAGAAATTAGAATTGATAACTCTTGAAGAAGCATTAGTATTATTTAAACTGCCACGCGTAGTTGGAAATTTTGAAGAGAAGGAAGTTGTTGCGGCAATCGGAAGATTTGGACCTTACTTAAGACACGATGGAAAATTTTATTCATTAAAAAAAGAATATGATCCACACACAGTTTCTGAACAAGATGCGATAATTGTTATTGAAGCTAAGCGTGTTGCTGATGCAGAAAAGTTTATCAAAGTTTTTGATGAAGATCCAACATTCCAGATTCTTAACGGTAGATGGGGACCATATTTAAAAGCTGGAAAGAAAAACGTTAAACTTCCTAAAGATCGTGACCCGGCTTCCTTTACTTACGAAGAATGTGTGGAGCTTGATAAAAACGCAGTTGAGACTAAAGGTAAGAAACGAGTTTTTAGAAAGAAGAAAGAAGAATAA